The Solea senegalensis isolate Sse05_10M linkage group LG12, IFAPA_SoseM_1, whole genome shotgun sequence DNA segment AGCTTTCCATGGTCCTGAAATAGATCTGGAGCACTTTCTGTATCTACAACCACccaatctctttctctctgtagtGTTCCTTTAATAtttcagaagaagaagtcagTTTAGGTGTTCAAGAAGCGAAAATGGAAAATGCTAATGGAGGAGCCAGTCTTTTTTTGCCTTAAATATTTATCTCAACTGGTTTAGACTTAACTCTCCATTCTTTCAGCTGACACATTCGCTTGGTAAAGACAATTGGGGATGAATTAAACAAAGCCTCTTTATGGTTCTGCAGAGAAGGGGGATTTATGCTTCTGTTCTACTGGGTTTTTGGAATActatgagggagagagagctaACCACATCAACAGCAGCTTGGCTTCATTGTCCCCAGAGACTTTCTGGGCTGCAGCATGTCTCTGGATTAGATTATGGTTCACCTCTGGTTTGTGTAATCACCAACATTTCAAACTCACTCTCACATGTAGGTCTGGATATATCAATCATTTACATCATTGAATATAGTATATGCCTTTCACTactggtttgtttatttctctgcaGTATTTTCTTTGcagtatttacatttcaaacttcagtttgttAAACGCTCTCCATTTATCTGTCCCTGTTATTCCTGCCCTATACCATTTAATTCTTTCTGTATCTATATTGCTCCAGCTGGTCCACTGCTCCTGCCTTGggtttcatgtttctttttactTGTTTGCTAAGGAAGTGGCAGAGACAGGGAAATGAGATTCTGTCTGCTTCCATGAGCGAAAAATAAAGGAtgatttaatttgcttttaAACAAGCCTTCTTTAGAGTTCCACTGAAAACATCTGATGCCTAGATCAGAACATGCCTAGATGAGTTTTcaccttttttgcttttttcttgaATGTATTCATTGTAAATCTGACACATTCAAGGCAGGTGTAGACAAGAAAACCGGCCACTTAGCAGCAcctgaaaatatgaaaaattgtttatatttaattattgtttattgtcatGCATTCACTAAGGACTTTGAATGTTTTGTGAGGATATTAATCCCAGTGGTTtgaattttgattttgatttttcacccattcttctctttctcttaaGGATGAGAAGAACCAGCTCATGACAACTAATGTTTGGCTTTGTCAGGTAAGCAAGAGGACAAAAGCCTACATTGTTGTAATAACTCTTTGAAACAATATGGTCTTCTGTTCAGCAGCagagctgttgttgttattgttttttttttttaaataagatttaGACAATTCAATATCAAAAGAATAACACTGGAAAGTACAGAGGCAAGACAAATAATTTAGCTccaaatgcaaaatgaatcttcATAGGAAAATGTTTCATGTTGGTCTAATAATGCAGCATCCTGTGTCCTGTATTTACCAGGAGTGGATTGATTACAAGCTGCGATGGAATCCAGAGAAGTATGGAGGAATTACATCTATCAGAGTTCCCTCTGAAAATATCTGGCTTCCAGACATCGTCCTTTATGAGAAGTAAGAGTTCACTTGCAAATGATTTACAATCAACACAATCAGCGctttttaacaacattttcttCATGTAACCTCAGTGCTGATGGGCGGTTTGAAGGTTCCCTGATGACCAAAGCCATTGTCAGGTACAATGGTATGATTACATGGACGCCACCTGCAAGCTACAAATCCGCCTGCGCCATGGATGTTACCTTTTTTCCATTTGACCGCCAGAACTGCACTATGAAGTTTGGCTCCTGGACTTATGATGGACACATGGTGGACCTGGTTTTGATGGACTTCCAAGTAGATCGTAAGGATTTTTTCGATAATGGAGAGTGGGAGATCCTCAGTGCCACTGGTGccagaggaaacaggaaggaCGGCTTGTATTCATACCCTTTCATTACAtattcttttattctgaagaggCTCCCTCTGTTCTACACGCTCTTCCTCATCATCCCTTGTTTGGGTTTGTCCTTTCTAACGGTCTTGGTGTTTTACCTTCCGTCGGATGAAGGAGAGAAGCTGTCACTTTCTACCTCTGTCCTTGTGTCCCTCACTGTGTTCCTCCTAGTCATAGAGGAGATCATCCCTTCCTCTTCTAAGGTGATACCGCTGATTGGAGAATACCTGCTTTTCATCATGATCTTCGTCACGCTCTCAATCATCGTCACTGTCTTTGTCATCAATGTCCACCACCGCTCTTCAGCCACCTACCACCCGATGTCACCGTGGGTTCGTGATCTCTTCCTCCAGAAACTGCCAAAGTTGCTATGCATGCGTGGACACATCGACCGCTACCACTACCCAGAGCTGGCTCCTGAAAGCCCTGAGCTGAAGCCTCGCTCTGGAGGTCGGAGAGGAGGGCAAAGGGGCGGAGCCCACGGTCAGGTGACTTCCGTGGGGAAGGAAGACGAAGCCTGTGCGTCCATGATGGAGAAGGCCATCTA contains these protein-coding regions:
- the chrnb3b gene encoding neuronal acetylcholine receptor subunit beta-3b yields the protein MKLVFLLLFLLSWIFCPLCLANIDAKSEFVSLAEMEDALLRNLFQGYQRWVRPILRANDTIRVRFGLKISQLVDVDEKNQLMTTNVWLCQEWIDYKLRWNPEKYGGITSIRVPSENIWLPDIVLYENADGRFEGSLMTKAIVRYNGMITWTPPASYKSACAMDVTFFPFDRQNCTMKFGSWTYDGHMVDLVLMDFQVDRKDFFDNGEWEILSATGARGNRKDGLYSYPFITYSFILKRLPLFYTLFLIIPCLGLSFLTVLVFYLPSDEGEKLSLSTSVLVSLTVFLLVIEEIIPSSSKVIPLIGEYLLFIMIFVTLSIIVTVFVINVHHRSSATYHPMSPWVRDLFLQKLPKLLCMRGHIDRYHYPELAPESPELKPRSGGRRGGQRGGAHGQVTSVGKEDEACASMMEKAIYSVRYISRHIRKEHFIREVVQDWKFVAQVLDRIFLWAFLSVSVLGTILIFTPALYMFFRIPPPTASETPPLH